A part of Bacillus thuringiensis genomic DNA contains:
- a CDS encoding DMT family transporter, producing the protein MKNRAWLYVILTCIFEIFWVFGFNTADTWWHWIIILGVIAVDFHFLSKACEHLATGTVYAIFAGAGTVGTFLMDVFLFGGSFSVGKLFFIVMVVAGVIGLKLADNKEETVEGAA; encoded by the coding sequence CATATTAACATGTATCTTTGAAATTTTTTGGGTGTTTGGTTTTAATACGGCCGATACTTGGTGGCATTGGATTATTATTTTAGGAGTTATCGCTGTTGATTTTCACTTTCTTTCTAAAGCGTGTGAACATCTTGCGACAGGAACTGTATATGCCATCTTTGCCGGAGCTGGTACGGTAGGTACTTTCTTAATGGATGTATTCCTTTTCGGCGGAAGTTTCAGTGTAGGGAAGTTATTCTTTATCGTGATGGTTGTAGCTGGCGTTATCGGTTTAAAGCTAGCTGATAATAAAGAAGAAACTGTGGAAGGAGCTGCTTAA
- a CDS encoding DMT family transporter has protein sequence MGWFFVFCAAISEIVGVIGLKMYSKDKTLANGALYIGGFATSFAFLYTSFLFLQVSVAYAVWIGIGTAGAVLLNMFLFGESKSKARLISVALIVCGVTGLKALS, from the coding sequence ATGGGTTGGTTTTTCGTATTTTGTGCTGCAATTAGTGAAATAGTCGGTGTGATCGGTCTGAAAATGTATAGTAAAGATAAAACGTTAGCAAATGGTGCGCTTTATATAGGCGGGTTTGCTACATCCTTTGCATTCTTGTATACATCTTTCTTATTTTTACAAGTAAGTGTCGCCTATGCGGTTTGGATTGGTATTGGAACAGCAGGTGCCGTTTTATTAAATATGTTCCTGTTTGGTGAATCGAAAAGTAAGGCACGTTTGATCAGTGTGGCTCTTATTGTATGTGGTGTGACAGGATTAAAGGCTCTTTCGTAA
- a CDS encoding TetR family transcriptional regulator, producing MMNKKEKIVYAAIEVFQEKGVEKTKISDIVKLAGIAQGTFYLYFPSKLSVMPAIAEVMVEKMILAVKEKVQNDAPFSSKVTQVIDAVFNFIAEYREIQALMYAGLASTEHIKEWEAVYEPLYMWLSEFLNEAKEAGEIRDSVHAERTAKLFIALVESAAEQVYLYDHKDDEQVELQKAEVLDFLTHALHIKK from the coding sequence ATGATGAATAAAAAAGAGAAAATTGTCTATGCAGCTATTGAAGTGTTTCAGGAAAAGGGCGTTGAAAAAACGAAGATTTCTGATATCGTGAAATTGGCTGGCATTGCACAAGGAACTTTCTATTTATATTTTCCTTCTAAGTTATCTGTTATGCCTGCAATAGCAGAAGTGATGGTTGAAAAGATGATACTTGCAGTGAAAGAAAAAGTGCAAAATGATGCGCCTTTCTCAAGTAAGGTTACGCAAGTGATAGATGCGGTGTTTAACTTCATAGCTGAATATCGTGAAATACAAGCTTTAATGTATGCAGGTCTTGCATCTACAGAACATATAAAGGAATGGGAAGCTGTGTATGAGCCTCTTTATATGTGGCTAAGTGAATTTTTAAATGAGGCGAAAGAAGCTGGTGAAATTCGTGATTCGGTTCATGCAGAGCGAACAGCGAAGTTATTTATCGCCCTTGTTGAATCAGCAGCGGAACAAGTTTATTTATATGATCATAAAGATGATGAGCAAGTCGAGCTACAAAAGGCAGAAGTACTAGATTTTTTAACACATGCACTACATATAAAGAAATAG
- a CDS encoding MFS transporter, translated as MKKPIKEQKMVLVILLSNIFIAFLGIGLIIPVMPSFMNDMGLTGKTMGYLVAVFAMAQLIASPITGRWVDLYGRKKMIIIGLFIFGVSELLFGLGTDVWMLYAARVLGGISAAFIMPGVTAYVADITSMQERPKAMGYLSAAISTGFIIGPGIGGFIAEYGIRVPFFVAAVIAFIACVISIFILKEPLTKEELAEISSNTKESSFIGDLKKSLHPMYAIAFIIVFVLAFGLSAYETVFSLFSDHKFGFTPKDIAAIITISSIFGVVVQVFMFGKLVDMFGEKVLIQICLIVGAVLAFVSTVVFNYWIVLLVTCFIFLAFDLLRPALTTFLSKAAGKEQGFVAGMNSTYTSLGNIAGPAMGGILFDMNIHYPYAFSGVVLIVGLGITFMWREKQLAESFAK; from the coding sequence GTGAAGAAACCGATAAAAGAACAAAAGATGGTATTGGTCATTCTTTTGAGTAATATATTTATCGCTTTTTTAGGGATTGGATTAATCATTCCGGTTATGCCGTCCTTTATGAATGATATGGGTTTAACAGGGAAGACGATGGGTTATCTCGTTGCAGTGTTTGCAATGGCTCAGCTTATTGCTTCACCTATTACAGGCCGGTGGGTTGACCTGTATGGTAGGAAGAAAATGATAATCATTGGATTATTTATTTTTGGTGTTTCAGAGCTTCTTTTTGGATTAGGGACAGATGTATGGATGCTCTATGCAGCGAGGGTGTTAGGCGGAATTAGTGCTGCGTTTATTATGCCAGGTGTTACGGCATATGTTGCTGATATTACATCTATGCAGGAACGTCCAAAGGCGATGGGATACTTGTCCGCGGCAATTAGTACCGGATTTATTATAGGACCTGGAATTGGCGGATTTATTGCAGAATACGGTATACGTGTGCCGTTTTTTGTTGCAGCAGTAATTGCCTTTATAGCATGTGTGATTTCGATCTTTATTTTAAAAGAACCGTTAACGAAAGAAGAGCTTGCGGAGATTTCTTCTAATACGAAAGAATCAAGTTTTATTGGAGATTTAAAGAAATCATTACATCCAATGTATGCAATCGCATTTATTATTGTATTTGTACTTGCATTCGGTTTATCGGCGTATGAAACTGTGTTTAGTCTGTTTTCTGATCATAAGTTTGGATTCACACCGAAAGATATTGCGGCAATTATTACAATTAGTTCAATCTTTGGGGTAGTTGTGCAAGTATTTATGTTTGGAAAATTAGTTGACATGTTTGGTGAAAAAGTATTAATTCAAATATGTTTAATTGTAGGTGCAGTATTAGCGTTCGTTTCAACTGTAGTCTTTAATTATTGGATTGTACTTCTCGTTACTTGCTTTATTTTCCTTGCATTTGATTTACTTCGTCCAGCTTTAACGACGTTTTTATCAAAAGCAGCTGGAAAAGAGCAAGGATTCGTTGCTGGTATGAACTCAACGTATACGAGTTTAGGAAATATAGCAGGACCAGCGATGGGCGGAATATTATTTGATATGAATATTCATTATCCATATGCATTTTCAGGAGTTGTTTTAATAGTTGGTCTCGGTATTACATTTATGTGGAGAGAGAAACAGCTAGCTGAAAGTTTTGCGAAGTAA
- a CDS encoding winged helix-turn-helix transcriptional regulator, protein MNNINPVELTKGLPGIPCPIAKTLDVIRTKWTFLIIRDLLIEGTLRFSDLQKSMDGISPKTLSLRLKELEAQGIITRKVYPEVPPRVEYTLTDKGKQLEGIFIELKRFGLSL, encoded by the coding sequence ATGAACAATATAAATCCAGTTGAATTAACGAAAGGGTTACCTGGCATACCTTGTCCTATCGCTAAAACGCTTGATGTAATTCGTACAAAATGGACATTTTTAATCATCCGTGACCTTCTTATCGAAGGAACATTACGCTTTAGTGACTTACAAAAATCAATGGACGGGATTAGCCCGAAAACATTATCGCTTCGACTAAAAGAATTAGAGGCTCAAGGCATTATAACGAGAAAAGTATATCCGGAAGTTCCGCCTCGTGTAGAGTACACATTAACGGATAAAGGAAAGCAATTAGAGGGGATTTTCATTGAATTAAAACGGTTTGGATTAAGCTTATAA